One segment of Macrotis lagotis isolate mMagLag1 chromosome 1, bilby.v1.9.chrom.fasta, whole genome shotgun sequence DNA contains the following:
- the LOC141489191 gene encoding olfactory receptor OR51C1-like: MMPPQLIMSLLPNTTYVSLTFLLAGIPGLEDAHIWFSIPFCFLYAIAISGNSMILFIIITNQSLHEPMYYLLSMLSATDMCLSLSTMPTTLGVLCLNIREIGWNSCISQMFFIHFLTAVESSVLLTMAFDRYIAICNPLRYATILTPTRIFQIGLIIVGRVSLFLIPLLVLLKRLTFCRNNFLSHSYCYHPDIIKCSCSNIRINSIYGLFAVLSTYGLDAPLIALSYALIIHAVLNIASPEERYKTFSTCISHIGAVAIFYIPLLGLSVVHRWEKKAPPFVHTMMSNAFLLLPPVLNPIIYSVKTKQIRRAIIKVFLKKGY, encoded by the coding sequence ATGATGCCTCCACAACTCATCATGTCACTTTTGCCAAATACCACGTACGTATCCCTGACATTTCTGCTAGCAGGCATTCCAGGTCTGGAAGATGCCCACATCTGGTTCTCTATTCCCTTTTGCTTTCTCTATGCCATTGCTATCTCTGGGAATAGCATGATCCTATTCATCATAATCACTAATCAAAGCCTTCATGAGCCCATGTACTATTTACTTTCCATGCTATCAGCTACTGACATGTGCCTGTCCCTCTCTACTATGCCCACTACTCTGGGTGTCCTCTGTCTTAATATTCGAGAGATTGGTTGGAATTCTTGCATTAGCCAAATgttcttcattcatttccttaCTGCTGTTGAGTCTTCAGTGCTCTTGACCATGGCCTTTGACCGCTATATTGCTATCTGTAACCCACTCAGGTATGCCACTATCCTCACTCCAACCAGAATCTTTCAGATAGGACTGATAATAGTGGGAAGAGTATCTTTGTTCCTTATTCCCCTCCTTGTACTTCTTAAGCGCCTGACATTCTGTAGGAataactttctttctcattcctacTGCTATCACCCTGATATAATCAAATGTTCCTGCTCCAACATCAGGATCAACAGCATCTATGGGCTCTTTGCAGTTCTTTCCACATATGGTTTGGATGCTCCTTTAATTGCTCTCTCCTATGCTCTCATCATTCATGCCGTGCTCAACATTGCCTCCCCAGAGGAGCGATATAAGACTTTTAGCACTTGCATTTCCCATATTGGTGCAGTGGCTATCTTCTACATTCCTCTTCTTGGATTGTCTGTTGTTCATAGATGGGAAAAGAAAGCACCCCCATTTGTTCACACCATGATGTCCAATGCTTTTCTCCTTCTACCACCTGTACTAAACCCAATAATCTATAGTGTAAAAACCAAACAGATCCGTAGGGCCATCattaaggtttttctgaaaaaaggCTACTGA